GGGTCGCCGGGCAGGACCTGCCAGAACGCGTCGTCGGCGGCGTAGGAGTCGTAGGCGTACTGCGCGAGCTCGGCCGTGGTGCCCTCGCCCTCGTGCTCGGACCACAGGTACTCGGCGTAGGACGCGAAGCCCTCGTTGAGCCAGATATCGCTCCACTTGCCGAGCGAGACGTTGTCGCCGAACCACTGGTGGGCGTTCTCGTGGGCGATGAGAGTGGTGTTCGCGCCGGCAACGAAGTTCTTCAGCCCATAGGTGGGCCGGGTCTGGTTCTCGAGCGAGAACGTGATGCCGCTGGTGACCACGCCGCCCTCGGCCTCGAACGGGAACGGCCCGAACTGCGCGGCCAGGAACGCGTCGATCTCGGGCGTCCGCTCGACGCTCGCCTTGGCCGCGTAGAGCGAGTCACCGAGGTCGGAGCCGTAGGCGGTGATGAACGGCTTGCCGTCCGGCGTCGTCGACTGGTTGACCTCGTACTTGCCCACGACGAACGACGTCAGGTACGTGGCCTGCGGCTTCGTGCTGCGCCAGTTCCAGCGCGTCCAGCCGGCGCGCGACTGGGTCTTGCGCACGAGGGTCCCGTTCGTGATGGCGGCGTTGCCGTCGGGCGCTTCGATCGAGACGTCGTAGGTGGCCTTGTCCGTCGGGTGGTCGTTGGACGGGAACCACCACTGCGCGCTCTGCGGCTCGTCGACGCCCAGCGCGCCGAACGCGCCGTGCTTCCAGCCGTGCAGCCCGTCGACGGCCTCGGTGGACGGCGTGTCGTCGTAGGCCACGACGACGGTGGTGGTCTGGCCCTTGAGCAACGGGTGCGCGGGCGTGATGACGAGCTCGCCGTCGCCGTTCTGGTTGGCGAAGGTCGCGGCCTCGTTGCCGACCAGCACGCTCTTGGCCTTGAGCGCGAAGTCGAGGTCGAACCGCGACAGGTCCTGCGTCGCGGTGAGCAGCAGGGTCGTCGTGCCCGCCAGCCGGTCGGAGTCCGGCTGGTAGGTCAGGCGGATGTCGTAGTGCAGCACGTCGGTGCCGCCGTTGCCGGCGTTGGGGTAGTACGGATCACCCACCCCCGGCGCCCCCGGCTGCGGTGCGGCCGACGCCACCCCCGCGACCAGCACCGACACCACTCCCGCCGCGACCAACCCGAGCCCGGCCCGACCTCTTCCACGCATGGCGTTTCCTCCCAGACGGTGATCAACGCGCTCGAACGTAGCCAGGGTTCGACTTGCGAGGTACGTCCGTTGGGAGGTTCTTGCCCGCTGGGACTCCGGGAGGTAATCACTTGACGGAGCGGCGATTCTTGATCGCGTGACGGAAGAACCGCTGGTCGGGAACGTGACAAGCGGCGTGGTCCGCGTCGGGGACACAGTGCGGCGCCCGGCGGGGCCGTGGACCGAGGCCGTGGACGCGGTGCTGGCGCACCTGCGTTCGGTCGGTTTCCGCGCGGCGCCGCGGCCGCTCGGGCGCGACGAGCGTGGCCGGCAGGTGCTGGAGTTCGTGCCGGGTGAGGTGGGCGGCCCGTACTCCCCCGCCGACCTGCGTGAGCTCGGCCGAGCGCTGGCCGAGCTGCACCAGGCACTGGCGGACTTCGTGCCGCCGCCGGACGCGGTCTGGCCGCGGCTCATTCCGCCGGACCGCGAAGAGCTGGTGTGCCACAACGACGTCGCGCCGTGGAACATCGTGCGCGCCGAGCGTGGATGGGTGCTGATCGACTGGGACGGCACGGCGCCGGCGTCGACGGTGTGGGACCTCGCCTACACCGCGCAGACCACGGCGGACCTGCGCACCGACCGGCCGGTCGCGGAGTCCGCCGCCTGCCTGCGCGCGTTCACCGACGGCTACGACCTCGATGAGCGTCAACGCGCTGAACTCCCGGCCGCGCTCGGCCGCCGCGCCCGCGCGATGCACGACTTCCTGCGGGCGAACACCGGCACGCAGCCGTGGTCGCGCATCTGGCGTGAGGACGGCCCGTACTGGCTCGCGACCGCCGGTTACCTCGACGGCCACCAGGACGCGTGGCGAGCCGCGCTGGGGTGAACGCGTCAGCCGTTGCCGACGGCCGAGGCCACGGCCTTGCGCAGGCGGGCGTGCAGGTCGCGGTGACGCGAGCGGTCCACGCGCACCTCGACGACCCGCAGGCCCGGTGCGGGCTTCAGGGCCCCACGGAACTCCGACACCGAGGTGGCCACCACGTGGGGCACCCGGTAGCCCGCGCACAACGCGCCCAGGTCGGCGCCGTGGGGAGTGCCGAACACTCGCTCGAAGCTGTCCGCGTGTTCAGGGGCGCCCTGTTCCAGCAACGAAAAGATCCCTCCGCCGTCGTCGTTGAGGACGACGATGGTGAGGTCCGGACGTTGCT
The sequence above is a segment of the Amycolatopsis sp. 2-15 genome. Coding sequences within it:
- a CDS encoding phosphotransferase enzyme family protein, whose translation is MTEEPLVGNVTSGVVRVGDTVRRPAGPWTEAVDAVLAHLRSVGFRAAPRPLGRDERGRQVLEFVPGEVGGPYSPADLRELGRALAELHQALADFVPPPDAVWPRLIPPDREELVCHNDVAPWNIVRAERGWVLIDWDGTAPASTVWDLAYTAQTTADLRTDRPVAESAACLRAFTDGYDLDERQRAELPAALGRRARAMHDFLRANTGTQPWSRIWREDGPYWLATAGYLDGHQDAWRAALG
- a CDS encoding M1 family metallopeptidase — encoded protein: MRGRGRAGLGLVAAGVVSVLVAGVASAAPQPGAPGVGDPYYPNAGNGGTDVLHYDIRLTYQPDSDRLAGTTTLLLTATQDLSRFDLDFALKAKSVLVGNEAATFANQNGDGELVITPAHPLLKGQTTTVVVAYDDTPSTEAVDGLHGWKHGAFGALGVDEPQSAQWWFPSNDHPTDKATYDVSIEAPDGNAAITNGTLVRKTQSRAGWTRWNWRSTKPQATYLTSFVVGKYEVNQSTTPDGKPFITAYGSDLGDSLYAAKASVERTPEIDAFLAAQFGPFPFEAEGGVVTSGITFSLENQTRPTYGLKNFVAGANTTLIAHENAHQWFGDNVSLGKWSDIWLNEGFASYAEYLWSEHEGEGTTAELAQYAYDSYAADDAFWQVLPGDPGEENQFDGAVYDRGAMALQALRITVGDDAFFAILQKWQATKAGGHGVIPEFEALAEQVSGKPLQALFQTWLFTKGKPALGPNGASAARAAAHALVKPKSFDQIRANHRMLAAAGER